caccattgcTGCAAAAGCTTCAAAGCTCTTCAGCAGTGTATCTAATCAAACCTGAAAACTATCAGCATAAAAGAAGCTAGGGGTACAACATTTACCACAGATTGTCCAGTGTTATATACATTACACATGTTTCTGCTCAAGCAAGTACCCGTCTTTCATGAGTTAACCTAAAACCACTGGGAATCTAGGATAATGTACTGCATTTCCTAACCTTGAAACGTGGGCTACCCAAAGTATACAGCTTATTAATACTACTGTTTACTTATCAAGTAAGAGGAAAATcttattgatatgaatgaaataggcaaagcccgtgtacataggaagtatacagcTTTAAAGAAATTTGAGGTTCTTGCCTTAGAATAATACATGTAAAACGTTGGCCAGATGTTTCAGGATAAGTACTAGAATGGAAAGAAGTTATATTGAGTCTAgcatataattttatcaaagttCTCGTAAATGCAGCAGAGATCTAATAATGGAAGTGTTGTAtagattttcaagcaaaaggATTCCAAAAACCCTTACTGTCAATTCTCAAGCGCTCCAATATCAAACACTCTTTTTGTCGCAAGGAACGATCAGCCTAGAATAACATTGgcataacataaaattaataattcgAAAAATCTCAAGTTCAAAGAGCACATGAACATACTCCAAACTAGATCATAACCAAGTGTAACGAATAACAGCGTTAATGTAAGAAGCAATTTCAAGTCCAACCCAACTAACCTTCAGCTTGTATGACTTTCGCTCAACTAGAAAAACCTTTTTGATCCCGTAACAATCGGCAAGCATTTGTGTCAAGTACCCTCTCCCAGCTCCAAATTCAACCACTGCAGAGACATCATTTTTGCCATCGTCATATGACCCCTCAGAGTCGCATTGTTTCCTCCCAGCGTCATTCTTCAATACCCCAGATTCTTCCAAGTGGCCAAGAATCGATGCCTGTTGCACAACATGTTTCTCCTGAAATGGCATTTTCCTACGAACAACCACTCAATCTTTAACGAGACCACACCCACCCCACaaagcaaaactcttttatGCAAGCTTGTTTACCTATCGACTTCTCTCTTAATCCACATATTGCAAGCTTCCGGCATCTTATAGGAGTCACAAATATCCTTACATACCAACCCATGGACAGattcaatcttctcaatcaatttaaaaaattcaggCAGACCCATACCATGAACAGCAGCTCTCTTCATTTCTGAAGATACGTGGCCCAAATCTTCTCTGTTTTCATCTCTGCCAGCATTTATGCCCTTCTGGTAGAAGGGTTGGAGAGTCAAGGATTGAACTTGTTTAAGTAATGGGCATCTCTTAACATGCCCTTGAAGATTATCCTTAAGTACGGAGCTGTCATACGAACATAAAAGAACCCCAGAAGAAGTAAGATCGAATTATGCTTACGGTGAGAGTATAAACCAGCGAGGGACAAAGAAAACAAGAAGGGGAAGACGAAGAATTACTGAGAAGGGTCTACTGGGCATGGGATCCACTGGCCAGACCTGGGATTGTGGTTTCCACAGAACCTAAAGCACAAGTTTGATTCAGTAAAAAAGAACCGGAAAATTGAACAATTAAAGAAAGAATGGCCATAATAATTGCGAGGGAGAGATGGAGATTGACGGATGTAGAGAGATACAAAGAATCGCCGAGAGGGACGTTGGCACAGAATCTGTTCTTCTTCGGCAGCCAGAACTGGCAGCGGCACCCCTCCATGCTTGTGATAATTAGTAGCCGCAGGCCCGCAAGCAAGCTCCGAGACcttatagtttttgttttggaactTGCTATTTCTCCTTCGTTTATCTCAGACGGTGTCGTTTGCTCTTGTTacttggggttggtaaattacATGAGTCGGTCCAAGCGGCTCGTCACCGTTCCGTCTGACCCACAGCTCAAAATGAGCCTTTCGCATGAGTTTCTTCCAGTCGTTTGCTGTTCTCATGCATGCATTTTGAGCTTAAACATATTTGCCACGAAgggaattaaaattttttttgtaagtaaaaataatagatattatatatatattaatatgagtaACTAAGTACACTAGATGTATACAAGACAACACTTAGCTCAGACTAGAGAGTTCCTAATGATCCGAAAAgctcttaaaaattaaaaatctatctAAAATACACTAAACTCGAATTAGAATAGAATAAAACTCCTAATCCCCAACCCATTGTTTTCTTTAAGACTAATACTCATCCCAAAACTTCTTCTATGAAAACGTTTTTATAAAGCCCTCCATTTAGTCTTCCCTCGACTTGAGTTATCTCCTTTAGCGTCATAGTTAATTGCTCGAGAAACATGTTTTAACtccttactttttttaaaacttgattTGGTTTTAAGTAAGTAGCCTACCTCAATTGCAGTGAGTAATGCTTTAAATTGGTCTTCACATCCTCCATATGAAAGCCCCACAATATGTTGAATCTCGTTAATCATATGCAAAACTCAATCCGATGGTGAActcgctatatatatatattggttattAGAGGGAGAGAAATTAGGGGAACAACATTATCTCTAGACACAATTCCCAACTGCACTCCCGACCCTAAACATTCATCCTCACAAGGCACTAACGACAAACCTATAATTTCCTCACTGTCATATCCTACATTTAAATCCCGAACCTCCTCAACAATTATGTTGTTGTTGTCCAATATTGTTGTCATCATTAAACGTTCATTCACCTTCAACATAGGTGTCATCTTTCGACTGACAAGGGCATTGCTTGTTGGTGCCCCGCCACCATACGATCTTTTCTGTGCCACTTTGTCAGACTCTATTGCTCCCTCACGAGGCATAGGACAAGTAGGGGAAGTACTACCTTTTGTTACTCCATTTTAATCACATGAAAGAAGTACTCAAAATCCTAGAAGCAACCATAAATCATATATACTCTATATATACCTTAGTTATATCCACCAGTACGTTAAAGGAAAAGAAGTGAAagtttcatctttcaaaatctcGGATCTAGGTccgaataaaaatattttgactgaaacaaaaaagattatcgaacaaaataattttgtcaagcAAACCCTCCATACAATAGGTCAACAACTTGACCGTATCGAGGACAAAGTTGAAAAACCTGTTTCAATAAGTTTGAAAATGGTTGAAAAACCTTTGATTATATAATCAGAAAACAGGCCAAAAATCCATCTTGAAATAGCCAGTACTTTGAgtaaaattgatcaaatgcttGCTCAGGTTAAGCAAGAAAAATCCTCTGTTTCTAC
The genomic region above belongs to Carya illinoinensis cultivar Pawnee chromosome 4, C.illinoinensisPawnee_v1, whole genome shotgun sequence and contains:
- the LOC122307735 gene encoding tRNA:m(4)X modification enzyme TRM13 homolog, with the translated sequence MEGCRCQFWLPKKNRFCANVPLGDSLFCGNHNPRSGQWIPCPVDPSHSVLKDNLQGHVKRCPLLKQVQSLTLQPFYQKGINAGRDENREDLGHVSSEMKRAAVHGMGLPEFFKLIEKIESVHGLVCKDICDSYKMPEACNMWIKREVDRKMPFQEKHVVQQASILGHLEESGVLKNDAGRKQCDSEGSYDDGKNDVSAVVEFGAGRGYLTQMLADCYGIKKVFLVERKSYKLKADRSLRQKECLILERLRIDIEDLNLNAVESLRGVPYLAIGKHLCGPVTDLTLRCCFAEHSSPDNVDSCSGNQNLRGLAVATCCHHLCQWKHYTNKKYLCTLGITKEEFHAITWFTSWAVDADHGSDLPDVTDVQLHLESIEWEGECNGDAIGVEDFVRNMKAIERAALGFMCKQIIDMGRLMWIKERGLETRLVRYVPSSISPENHLLIASHANHF